From a single Candidatus Omnitrophota bacterium genomic region:
- a CDS encoding O-acetylhomoserine aminocarboxypropyltransferase/cysteine synthase, whose translation MSKIDSKLKVESLALHGGQEPDPTTGSRAVPIYQTTSYQFKSTQHAADLFGLKEFGNIYTRLMNPTTDVFEKRIALLDGGVGALAVASGQSAITLALLNIAQNGDEIVSADNLYGGTYNLFHYTFKKFGINVKFVKSNDLAGFEKAITPKTKAIYAESVGNPKLDVTDLEELSKLAHKNGIPLVLDNTATPYLLRPIDFGVDIVVYSATKFIGGHGTSIGGVIVDSGKFNWTNGKFPLISEPDPSYHGINFVEALKPLGNIAYIIKARVTLLRDLGPAISPFNSFLLLQGLETLHLRMPRHSENALAVAQYLKKHPKVAWVNYPGLPSSPDHDKAKKYLGKGAGAIIGFGVKGGLEAGKTFIESLELISHLANIGDAKSLAIHPATTTHQQLSEEERLATGVTPDFIRLSIGLEHIDDIIADIEQALGKTKG comes from the coding sequence ATGAGCAAGATAGACAGTAAACTGAAAGTGGAATCACTGGCTTTGCACGGCGGGCAGGAGCCCGACCCAACGACAGGCTCGAGGGCAGTCCCGATCTACCAGACAACCTCGTACCAGTTCAAGAGCACGCAACACGCCGCTGATCTTTTCGGCCTGAAAGAGTTCGGCAACATCTATACGAGGCTCATGAATCCCACTACCGACGTCTTCGAGAAGAGGATAGCTCTTTTAGACGGCGGCGTGGGCGCATTGGCCGTGGCAAGCGGCCAGTCGGCCATAACGCTGGCGCTCCTTAATATAGCGCAGAACGGCGATGAGATAGTCTCCGCGGATAACCTTTACGGAGGCACGTATAATCTTTTCCATTATACGTTCAAGAAATTCGGCATAAACGTCAAATTCGTCAAGTCCAATGACCTGGCCGGGTTCGAGAAGGCAATAACCCCGAAGACGAAGGCGATATACGCGGAATCCGTAGGCAACCCGAAGCTTGACGTCACGGACCTGGAAGAGCTCTCGAAGTTAGCGCATAAGAACGGGATACCGCTTGTCCTGGACAACACAGCGACGCCTTACCTGCTCAGGCCGATAGATTTCGGCGTGGACATCGTCGTCTATTCGGCGACGAAATTCATCGGCGGGCACGGGACCTCGATCGGCGGCGTGATAGTCGATTCGGGCAAGTTCAACTGGACGAACGGAAAGTTCCCGCTTATATCAGAACCGGACCCGAGTTACCACGGCATAAACTTTGTGGAGGCGCTAAAGCCGCTCGGTAATATAGCGTATATAATAAAAGCAAGAGTGACTCTCCTGAGGGACCTCGGCCCGGCGATATCGCCGTTCAACTCTTTCCTCCTGCTACAGGGCCTTGAGACCCTGCATCTCAGGATGCCGCGCCATTCGGAGAACGCGCTGGCGGTCGCCCAATATCTCAAGAAGCATCCTAAAGTCGCCTGGGTGAACTACCCGGGCCTGCCGTCGAGCCCGGATCACGATAAAGCAAAGAAATACCTCGGCAAAGGCGCCGGCGCGATAATAGGCTTCGGCGTAAAGGGAGGCCTTGAGGCCGGAAAGACGTTCATCGAATCGCTCGAGTTGATATCGCATCTCGCGAATATCGGCGACGCAAAGAGCCTCGCGATACACCCGGCTACTACGACGCACCAGCAGCTCAGCGAAGAAGAGCGCCTCGCGACAGGCGTCACGCCCGATTTTATAAGGCTATCCATAGGCCTCGAGCATATAGATGATATAATAGCTGACATAGAGCAGGCCCTGGGAAAAACCAAAGGTTGA
- a CDS encoding homoserine O-acetyltransferase, translating into MTVENSVGTVKIKYFTFAEPPRELKLESGQALGPITLAYETYGTLNGRKSNAILIEHALSGDAHAAGFHEGDKDPGWWDSMIGPGKAFDTTKYFVICSNVIGGCKGSTGPSSVNPKTGKPYALEFPLITISDMVHAQSHLINHLGIDKLLCVVGGSMGGMQTLQWVASYPDRVRSAIPIASALKHSPQQIAFNEVGRQAVMADPEWREGDYYGHGQPERGLAVARMVGHITYMSDQSMEEKFSRRLKEKNYSFTFKTDFEVEGYLRYKGDAFVKRFDANSYLYITKALDYFDLSDGKLIRQGKAVDTRFLVIAFKSDWLYPSYQLQDIVRQLKTRHVDATYCEVKSTYGHDAFLLEVEEETHLIKHFLKKIYKEGE; encoded by the coding sequence ATGACAGTCGAGAACAGCGTAGGCACAGTAAAAATAAAATACTTCACTTTCGCGGAACCCCCGCGCGAGCTGAAGTTGGAGTCCGGCCAGGCCCTCGGCCCCATCACTTTGGCTTACGAGACCTACGGCACCCTGAACGGCCGGAAGAGCAACGCGATACTGATAGAGCACGCCCTCTCAGGCGACGCGCATGCCGCGGGTTTCCACGAAGGGGATAAGGACCCGGGCTGGTGGGATTCGATGATAGGACCGGGCAAGGCCTTTGATACGACGAAATATTTCGTGATCTGTTCCAATGTCATCGGCGGATGCAAGGGAAGCACAGGCCCTTCTTCGGTCAACCCGAAGACAGGGAAGCCCTACGCGCTGGAATTCCCGCTGATAACTATATCCGATATGGTCCATGCCCAGAGCCATTTGATAAACCATCTCGGCATAGACAAGCTGCTTTGCGTGGTAGGCGGCTCGATGGGCGGGATGCAGACACTCCAATGGGTCGCGTCTTACCCTGACAGGGTGCGCTCTGCCATACCCATTGCTTCGGCGCTGAAACATTCTCCGCAGCAGATAGCTTTTAACGAGGTCGGAAGGCAGGCGGTAATGGCTGACCCGGAGTGGAGGGAAGGGGACTATTACGGTCACGGCCAACCCGAGAGGGGCCTGGCTGTCGCGCGCATGGTCGGCCACATAACTTACATGAGCGACCAGTCGATGGAGGAGAAGTTCTCCCGCCGGCTTAAAGAGAAGAATTACAGCTTTACGTTCAAGACCGATTTCGAGGTAGAGGGTTATTTGAGATACAAGGGCGACGCCTTCGTGAAACGCTTTGACGCCAATTCATATCTCTATATAACCAAGGCGCTCGATTATTTCGATCTTTCCGACGGGAAGCTTATACGCCAGGGGAAGGCGGTGGATACCCGCTTCCTGGTCATCGCTTTTAAGTCGGACTGGCTCTATCCTTCTTACCAGCTGCAGGATATCGTGCGCCAGCTTAAGACCAGGCATGTCGACGCCACGTATTGCGAGGTCAAGTCGACTTACGGGCACGACGCGTTCCTGCTCGAGGTCGAGGAGGAAACGCACCTGATAAAGCACTTTCTTAAAAAAATATACAAGGAAGGCGAATAA
- a CDS encoding diguanylate cyclase — MDRIKKILIISSDKSLREVLSFCFDGWGYEVFLHESPLHEVMPIKMISPDVIVVDVHSASKAHLEICRLLKDDFVTAFIPVITLINKRQLRTQLLNLKQGVDDYLIKPPDPLDLRVRVEMAMRRSQYGFYASPLTGLPGGRIIEEAVQERLKKDVSFSFGYLDIDSFKYFNDVYGYLKGDRAIMQTAYVLYTTIKKYGTARILSAT; from the coding sequence TTGGACAGAATAAAAAAGATACTTATCATTTCTTCTGACAAGAGCCTAAGGGAAGTCTTAAGCTTTTGTTTCGACGGCTGGGGTTATGAGGTATTCCTGCACGAATCCCCGCTCCACGAAGTCATGCCGATAAAGATGATATCCCCCGACGTCATAGTGGTGGATGTGCATTCCGCCAGCAAGGCGCACCTCGAGATATGCCGCCTTTTAAAAGACGATTTCGTTACCGCTTTCATCCCGGTCATAACCCTCATCAACAAGCGCCAGCTCAGGACGCAGCTGTTGAACCTGAAACAGGGCGTGGACGATTACCTTATCAAGCCGCCGGATCCCCTCGACCTGCGCGTAAGGGTGGAGATGGCGATGCGGAGATCGCAATACGGTTTCTACGCCAGCCCGCTTACCGGGCTCCCGGGAGGCCGTATAATAGAAGAAGCGGTGCAGGAGCGGCTGAAAAAGGACGTCTCTTTTTCTTTCGGCTACCTCGATATAGACAGTTTCAAATATTTCAATGACGTCTACGGTTATCTAAAGGGCGACAGGGCCATAATGCAGACCGCATACGTCCTTTATACGACTATCAAGAAATACGGCACAGCGAGGATTTTATCGGCCACATAG
- the metW gene encoding methionine biosynthesis protein MetW — protein sequence MAEEIARLDHKVIYVIVEPGSRVLDLGCGEGDLLYLLSKGKKIKAQGIELSEDAIYKCVEKGLSVFHGDIDSGLTEYPDKSFDYVILNQSMQEVRKVDFVIDEALRVGRNVIVGFPNFAYWRARFRLFLKGKTPVTPSLPYRWYNTPNLHFLSISDFKEFCAEKGISIISEHYLAKGRPANFFPNLFALNAVFVITK from the coding sequence ATGGCTGAAGAAATAGCGAGGCTTGACCATAAGGTAATATACGTGATCGTCGAACCCGGCTCGAGGGTATTGGACCTCGGCTGCGGCGAAGGGGACCTGCTTTATCTCCTCTCGAAGGGGAAGAAGATAAAGGCGCAGGGTATTGAACTGAGCGAAGACGCGATCTATAAATGCGTGGAGAAAGGATTAAGCGTATTCCACGGAGATATAGACAGCGGGCTGACCGAATACCCTGACAAATCTTTCGACTACGTGATACTTAACCAGAGTATGCAGGAGGTCAGGAAGGTCGACTTCGTGATAGACGAGGCGCTCAGGGTAGGCAGGAACGTAATCGTAGGATTTCCCAACTTTGCCTACTGGAGGGCAAGGTTCCGGCTTTTCCTAAAAGGCAAGACGCCGGTTACCCCCTCGCTGCCATACAGGTGGTATAATACACCTAACCTGCATTTCCTGAGCATAAGCGACTTCAAGGAGTTCTGCGCGGAAAAGGGGATCTCTATCATAAGCGAGCATTATCTGGCGAAGGGTAGGCCGGCCAATTTTTTCCCCAACCTCTTCGCCTTAAACGCCGTATTCGTGATAACCAAGTAG